Genomic DNA from Chlorocebus sabaeus isolate Y175 chromosome 6, mChlSab1.0.hap1, whole genome shotgun sequence:
gctggatgttgtggcgcatgcctgtaatctcagccacttggcagatggaggcaggataattgcttgaacctgggaggcagaggttgcagtgagccgagatcatgccattgcactccagccggggcaacaagagcaaaacttcatctaaaaaaaaaaaaaaaggtaaaggatGCTTCACGTCACTGAGCAAAGGGTGCAGGTGCTCTTTGAAGCAGTCATTGCAGGGAACACGGTGGTCTTCATCCACAAGGGAAGTGCAATGGCCCTTCTGGGACAATGTAGGGTGCCTGGCATCCTCTTTTGGCTACAAATAGTTTAGAACATCCCGACTCTTGACTACTCCAAACTATGACATATACCATCTGGAAAAGCACAGGGGAAGGGTCGCCCCCACATTCTGCACTTGCAGCCAGCGGAGCTGGGGATGGCTTTTGATGAGCAGTGGTGAGTGTGAGATTTCTCTGAGATAATGAAGATTCTGAAATGTCCTCTGAGGGGTTGGGTTTGTGAGATGATGTTAATGGCCCTGTTAGAAGACTGACGTCCTTTCTGATCAATGGAGGGGACAGCAAGGGATGTGAGGAACCCCAGACAGTGTGGTGAGAAGGGATGGGTCACCCCCTCCATTGCCCCACGACCTCTAGGATCTCTTGCTGGACTAGTGAGATGTGATATAATGCAGTTGTTGAGAAGAGAGGCAACCGAGCTTCAAATTCCATCTAACTAGCCTGGGTGCATAGACTGAGCCACCGAGATTTCTtgctcctcatttttctcttccctagAATGGAAGTGCTAATAATGACTCATAGGCTAGCTATGACGCTTAATGAGTTAATGTACATAAAACACTGAGATCAGAACCAGGCATTACATCAGCATTTAATATTCTTATTACTGGGTTCTCCCATTTTGCAAAAGTTTGGGATCATCCTTGATGAGACCCCGAGGGACCAGGGATAGCCCATctgcagaaataaaatgattaaggGTAGTCCATCTGGACACCACGTGGGTAGCTCAGACAGGCACCCCCATGTTCTATTGAGGGCTCGGGACATCCTATTTTGCACTCTCCTCATATAAGGTATCACATCTGGAGAAGTAAGGGACAAGGGAAATCTCAAATGGAGCGCAGAAAAATAGGCCATATTCTTTGAGGGGCACTGGGATGACAGCACCTTCTTTGGAGACTGAAGAGTGTTGGAGATCTCATATGGGTGATCAAATATATGACAGCCCAAACAGACTCTGAGGAGCGCCAGGTATTTTCCACGGGTCAGGGGAGGTAGAACGAGATTTCATCCAGTTCTCCAGGGGTATAGAATGTCCCCCTGGTATAAGTACAAGCCGTGGCCTGTTGTGTCAGAAAGGTATGGGACAGCTCTCTGCCATGTCCAGGGATAAAACAGCCATGATTTGGGAAAAGAGGGAGTATGGGAGTGTCTCTCGGAGAAAATGAGAAACACTGAAATGTACAGTCTGGGCATTTGGAGGCGAGAGGACAGGAAGTGAAGAACATTGCCGGGAAGGAACAAGGTCTGCCCTTGGGTGTTGGgaggtgtctggtgagagcttgGTTTGGTGGAAGCAGTAGGTGGGGAACAGGCATAGATCCTGCTTTGGGGTGGGCGTCTGTCTCCCCAGGGCTCATAGGATGGGAGCGCAAGCTGTCTCCAGGCTGGGAAGAGGAAGCTGACACCAGAAACCCAGGCTGTCTCTCCATGGGCACAGGCTGTCTGTGGGCAATGCAGAGTGGGCACAGGCTGTCTCCAGGGCGCAGGCATTTGCAGAGGGTGCAGGCTGTCTGGGGTGGGCACGGGCTGTCTGAGGACACCAGCTGTGTCTGGAATCATAGGCTGGGTCTGGGGACACAGGCAAGGTTTTTCTAGGGACACAGGCTCTCTCTGGAGCTATAGGCTAGTCTGGGGGGACCCAGCGATGCCTAAGAACATTGGCTGTGTGGGGCCAGGGGCTTTGGGGGGTCGTAGAATGATCTGGGAGCATAGCCTGGTGTGGAGGTGCAGGCTGATCTGAGGGCACAGGCTGGTGTAAGGATGCAGGCTAGTCTCAGGGTATAGACTGGTCTAGGGGTGCATGTTAGCCTGGGGGTGGAAACTGTAGCTGGAGACCCAGGCTGATCTGGGGGTATAGGATAGTCGGGGTACAGGATGGTCTTGGGGCACAGGCTGTAGGCAGGGACACAAGCTCTCTTTAGAGGCGTAGAATAGGGGTACAGTCTCATCTGGGGGATCTCAGGTCACAGCCTGGTCTGAGGGTACAGGATGGCCTGGGGGCCTAGACTCCTTGGAGGTACATTCTGGTCTTGGGGTACAGTCTGTAGCAGGAAAGCAAGCTCTAAGGCACAGGTTCTCTGGGGGTAGGCCAGTGAGGGACCTAGGCCATGTCTGGGGGATCTCTCTCAGCAGTTTCCTAGAGCAGAGGACGATGTGGGCACTGGCGCTTACAGGGATACAAGCTCTCTCCTCCGGGCTCAGGCTTTCGTCCCTGGGGCGGGTTTTCTCCACTGACACgggcccctctccctccctgtccaTGGGACGCAAGCCCTGGGCTCGGGGCGGCGGCTGCTCACCTCCGGGCAGCTCCGCGGGGCCGCAGGTGTCCCTGTCCGCGGGCACGTCCGCCTGCCACAGCCGCTTGGTGCACACCTTCCACAGCCCCAGGTGGGCCGCTTCGCACACGGCGCTGCCGTTGGCCTTGTAGGTGTTGAGCTCCACCCAGAACTCGGTGCCCACGGACAGCACCGCCAGCGTGGCGCCCACGGCGGCCAGCAGCAGCGCCAGCTTCACCTTCCCCTCGCGCTCAGGCGTCAGCCCCGACCTGCACCGCCCGTGCGCCCGCCGCCGGCCCGCGGCCCCCCGCCGCCGGTTCTCGTCTTGCAGGAAGATGTTGGACCACATCATCATCTTATGGCCGGTGGggtggagaagagggaggaggcagagccGAGGAGGGGCCTCGAGGGGCGGAAGCGAGGAGCGGCCTGGGGTCTTGAAGGGGGTGAGGGACTCAGTTTCCCCTGGGTATGAAAGAGGGAGTCCTCTCTGGAACCTCAAATGGGAAAGTCGAGATTGCTTCTGGggttcagagagaaaaaaagatccCCGGGGCTGGGGAAGCCTCTGGGGTTCAGAGGGGGGTCTAGGTTGCCCTCAAGAACTTGGCAAAGAGGATGGGGCCCAGAGGAAAAGCAAGGCCCCCACTCCGAGGCTTAGAGATAGAATCTGGGTTCCCAGGAGGGGGTCCCTCCCAAGAACTCCAGAGGAATGAGAACTGGTGTCCGCTGAAGCTCCCTGCAGCTCCGAGGCGCTGCTTTGGCGTCCCCGCTGGGGGGCTGACAAAAGGGAAACCGATTTTCCTGAGAGATCTGAGCACCCCAGTAGGGCTAAGAGTTTGGGGCACTCAGGAAGGGACCTGGAGTCCTCTGTGTGTTTGGAGGAGATGTGGCCGGGGTACCCTTGGGCTCAGAGTTTGAGAAGAGAGGACTTGAGGACCCTCTGGAATTCGGAAAAGGAAGACCTGGGGTCCCGGGAAGCTCCTAAGGGGAGATCGGAATTCCCTCCTGGTCTCAGAGAGGCGGTGGGACCCCGGCATCCACAGAAGGAGAAGAGCAGAGCCCCGGCTGGAGCTCAGAGGAGGACTGGGCCCCGCTGGAATTCAGGAAAAGGGGATGGGGGTGTCCCCTGCCATTCAGAAAAGATTAGAGGTCTCCACTGAGCCTGGGAAAGGGGCCGGTGGCTGGAAGTCAGAGTGGAGTCCAGAGACCGAGGCTGCTGGGCCTCCAAGAGGGCTGGGGCGGAGGGGACCGGGGGTCCCCCCTGGGGCTCACACTAAGGGGCTGTGGTCCGCACCACGGCTCAGAAAACCAGGACTGTGTCCCCGCAGGGTCCAAAGGCCAACCGAGACCCGAAAGAGACGCTGCGCCCCTTCCGGATCAGTCCGCTTCCCTCCCCCGGGCTCCCACGGCCTTCCCGGTCGGGTCCGCGCCAGGCTCAGCTCCAGGCTAGGGCTCCCCCTCGGGGCTCCCACCCCCGACTCCCGAGCAGGGGCCCCTGTcgctctcctgcctcggccccgcGCCGACCCCAGCTCCGCGCTGCCTCCGAAGCGTCCGGCTGTGCCCGCCACCGCCACTGGCCTGGCCTCCGCCTGCGCCCAGCCTCGTCCCCACCCGCCCACCCCCCACTCTGCACCgtctaccctccaccctcagggCTATTTCGGTCTTGACCCGTAAATAACACCCGCACCTGTCGCCCGGCGCCTGTTGCCATAGGGATCCCGGGTATTTTAAGGGGACgaggaaggggggagggaagCCGCCGGGGGAGGAAGGGGACGAGCCTGATGGGACTTTCATTTCACTAAGGGGCAAGAGCGGCGCTGAGTCCCAGCTCCCCAATCTCCCGGGCACCAGGAGACGGATGGGGCAGCAGGCCTGACTGGGGTTCCCGGGGaggagaggcggaggcaggaccCCGGGTCTCAGGGAGGAGggactgaggccaggagtcttgCTTGGGTCTCTGAGGGAGAAGAAGCCTCGGTACTCTAACTTCTGAGTGGCAGAGGAAGGGGGCCTGAGTACCCAGAATCCTGGATCTGAGACGAGAGGAACCTGGTCTCCTGggtcctggactcctgggtctgagggaggggAAGCTGGGGGCCTGGATTCCTGAGTCTGaggaaggaggggctgggggcctggactcctgggtctgagggaggaggggctgggggtctgggctcctgggtctgagggaggaggggctgggggcctggattcctcagtctgaggaaggaggggctgggggcctggactcctgggtctgagggaggaggggctgggggtctgggctcctgggtctgagggaggaggggctgggggcctggattcctcagtctgaggaaggaggggctggggggctggactcctgggtctgagggaggaggggctgggggtctgggctcctgggtctgagggaggaggggctgggggcctggattcctcagtctgaggaaggaggggctgggggcctggactcctgggtctgagggaggaggggctgggcctggactcctgggtcagagGGAAGAGAGTCTGGGGGCCTGGATTcctgagtctgagggaggaggggctgggggtctgggctcctgggtctgagggaggaggggctgggggcctggactcctgggtcagagggaggaggggctgggggcctggactcctgggtctgagggaggaggggctgggggcctggactcctgggtctgagggaggaggggctggggcctggactcctgggtctgagggaggaggaggccagGAACCTGGACTCCTGGTCAAGGGGTTGGCAGACCCAGACTCCTGGGCCTGGAGGAGGAGACTGGGGCCAGAACCCTGGGTCTTGAAGGATAGAAGGACTGATTCCCATGTTGGAGAAAGCACAGGCCTCAGTGGGGGCCAGCTGTCAGGGACACAGAATGATGGCGGCACTCCTCTTCATCGAGTTTATTAGACGGGGCACCCCTGGAGGACCTTCCATGCAGTTTCAGCTCCCCCAGGGGCAGGGACAGAGGACAGCCGTGTGGCATGGCGGCAGGGCCTGATCTTCAACCCCTCTCCCCCTACCCCTCAGCCCTTCTGTGGATGGCCCAGGTGGGGCCCACCTTTCACCAACTCCTTCTCCCACAGTTGGCTGCTCCAGGCAGGCCTGGTGCCGACCTGAGCAAGGCTCTGGTGCACGCTGGGCCTCTCTGCCCACCCCCTGCTCTGGACGTTTCCGATGGAGCCCGCGTTTCCCTGCAATGTGATTGTCTGTGTCTGGTTCTTCCAGCAGACTGGGGCCGGGGCCAGGCACAGGAGGAATTCACCTTCACCTTGGCATCCTCAGCCCTACCAGGCACAGGGCCAGGTCACAGGCAGCCTTGGAAAATGTGCATGAGGTGACtcgaatgaatggatagatgaatgagcAAAGGAATGAGCAGATGGAGTGAGATGATGGCACACAGACATCCCCATCCCAGCCAGGGGAGGGGCCTGCTGTGTTTCCTCAATGCCTGCGTGGCCGGGTCAGAACACAGCCCCCTCTGTCCTCTAATTGTCTGGACTACCTGTTCCCCCTCCAAGGGCAGAGACGGGACAGAAGTGGCTCTGAGATCGCAGGGCCTGGTACTTGGAAGTcctcaggaaatatttttttctttttattgatcaTCCCTTGACACTGTGTATGCTTCTGAGTCTCCACGTTGCTTTTTGTGCGAAGCTCTGAGTCTTTCTCCAGCTTACCTCTCCCTGCCTCTGTGATTGTGTTTTGTTACCTCTGGCACTTCTCTGATTTGTGTACCTGTcagtctctctcctcctccttttctctcttctctgtatCACCTTCTCGTCTTTGACTTTATTTCTTtgactctttcttccttccttccttttttttttttttttttttttctgagacagggtcttgctctgtggcccagcctgaagtgcaatggtgcaatcatagcccactgcaaccttaaactcctgggctcaagcaatcctcccgcctcagcctcccgagtatctaggactacaggcgtgagctaccacactgcagctatttttttatttttgtagagatggggcctcactatattgcccaggttggtctcaaacgccaagcctcaagcaatcctcctgtcttggcctcccaaagtgctaggattacaggcatgagccaccatgcctggccaggaagtATTTCCAAGAACTGAATGaatgtttatttctgaaaatgaatgATGAAAGCCTGTTCTTCCCCTTCAGCTCGCTAGGTCTTGACCGGGTCTACAGGGGGAATCCCAGAGTGTGCCTGGCACTGACAGCAGCAAGAGACAGGAGCCGGGCAGAGCAGCCCTGGCTAGGGAATCTGCCAGAGCCTAGCTGACAGCATCCCCTCTTCTCTGCCCCCTGAATTCATCTTCTCCTCCTGACCCTAGGCCTTCccatctctcttgctcctgcctgCTATGACAGCTAATTGCAGGGTGCATTTTTCTGCCTCCCGTCTCCCTATCTGCATGTCTCCCTATTTCctttcagtgtcttttttttttttttactctttttctttttttgagacagagtctcactctgtcacccaggctacagtgcagtggtgtgatctaggctcactgcaacctctacctcccaggcccaagcgatcctcctgcttcggcctctcaagtagctggaattacaggcgtgcaccaccgcgcctgggtaatttctgtatttttagtagagacggggtttcaccatattgaccagtctggtcccgaactcctgacctcgagtgatccacccacttcggcctcccaaagtgctgagattacacacgtgagccatcgcacctggcctttgtgtcagttacacacacacacacaaacacacacacacacacaattgccTGAATTCCCATTCCTTCTGTCTTCCCCCCAAATTGTCTCTCCCCTCCACTCGAGCAGGGCTTCCATCCCCACCACTGCACTGAACTGACATCTTGTCAAGATCACCAACCCTGTCCATGTCATCAAACCTCATGGTCACTCCACTTTCTAGATCCTTCTCCGATTCTCAGCAGCCCTTGGCACAGCCGGCTGTCTCCTTCCCTTCTTGAAACACAAAGGTGCATTTGCCCTCTGTGACCCTCCTGGTTTCAGCCCACCTCGAGATCACTCCTAAGCTCGCTTTGCTACATCCCCTTCTCCTCAAGATGTAGATGTCCCCAAGGCTCTGGCCAGGGTCatttctctgtccccacccacctGCTAGGCCACATCACCCAGTCCTGTGGCTTTAAATGTCCCCTCTATGTTGACGTTTCCAAAACTTACATTTTTGAGCCATGACCTCTCTTTCCCCCAGACTCCAGTCTCACATATCCAACTGGCTATTTGATACCCCAACTCGGATTTCTCAAAGGCATCTCTATCTTGACACATCCAAAAGAGAAGCCTTGGTTTCTCCTTCCCAAAGCCGTTTTCCTGATCCCAGTCTCCCCATTCCTGGTGACAATCCTCATTGGCGCCCATCAGAGATGCGCATGCCCAATTCCAAGCGTTCTTCTCTTCCtggttccttctccttccctcctctatGACATCCAGTTCACCaccactgcaggctctgcctccaatATCCCATGCCTTCTTCCACTTCCTCTATCCCACCAACTGCACCTTGGTCCAGGCCTCCAGCAGCCTCAACCAGAGGAAAGCAACAGCCGGCTGGCTACCTCCTTCCTTCCACTTTGACTCCTGAAGTCTACGTATGCTCAGCCCAGCAATGTAATTCTGCTGTTCttgtttcaataaaaatatgaggccaggctcagtggctcacgcctataatcccagcattttgggaggccgaggcaggtggatcgtttgaAGCCGGAAATTTGAGATtggcccggccaacatggtgaaatcccgtctctactaaaaatacaaaaacattagccgggcgtggtggcacatgcctgtaatcccagccactcaggaggctgaggcaggagaatcacttgaactcgggaggcggaggttggcagcgagccgagatcggcccactggactccagcctgagacagagcaagactctttttcaaaataaatataaataaataaataaaaatatgatcatGGCATGCCTGTGCTCAACACCCTCCAAGGACTTCCCATCAGCTCTAGaataaaattcagatttcttCCCAGGCATCCAAGGCCCTAACTGATCAGCCCCTACCCTGGGCCTCTGTCCTATCATGGATCTGCTCACCGCACCGGCCCCCTTGAAGACCTGCTACTCTTCCGGGCTTTGGGGCTGCCTCCAGTGGGCAGAATTCCTGGACCCCAGACTTTCtcacctctctttccttctcacaATCCACGCCTCTGTGACCTCTGCCACAAGGCCTTCTCCAAGTACCTCATCTAAAGTCGTCCTTGCTCTGTCATTCTGTTACcactcactgtcgcccaggctggagtgcagtggtgcgatctcggcttactgaaacatctgcctcccgggttcaaatgattcttctttctcagcctcccaagtagctgggactacaggcacaccaccacacccagctaatttatttatttatttattttctagtagagatggagtttcaccatgtcgaccaggctggtctcgaactcctgacctcaagtgatccaccagcctcggcctcccaaagtgctgggattacaggcatgagccgctgcacccggccttctgcttaatttttaaagcactttttgGTTACTGAAAtgatattatttattgtttatctctCCGGTGAGTATCAGGAGAGCAGGCCCTTGTCCGTCTATTTGTCACCACATCCCCTGGGCCTAGATTGGGTCTAGAACAGGTTGGCactcaaatatttcttgaatactgGGAAAACAACACACCAGAAATGGAGCATTCCTTGACACTGTGCTTGCTCCTGAGTCTCCATGTTGCTTTTTGTGTGAATCTCTGTCTCCAGCTTACCTCTCCATCTCCATCACCATCTCTGTGGTCGTGTTTTTGTCACCTCTGGGACTTCTCTGATTTGTGCACCTGTcagtctctctcctcttctctcttctctgtatCACCTTCCTGGCTTTGACCTTTTCTCTGTCTGTGACTCTACTAGTTTtggtctctccttccctccctctccctccccatcttGCTCTTCCTCGTGCCCAACCTCCACctcattcttgttttgtttggcCTTGGGACTCTAGAACCCACTCTCTCCTAAccaattctctctccctcttccagcaaatatttgctgtctctctttttttctttcctttttttttttttttttttttttttttttttttttttttgagacagagtcttgctctttcgcccaggctggagtacagtggtgccatcacgggTCACTGCAGTCTCACCCTCTCAGGCCCAAGCGAGATcctttcgcctcagcctcctcagtagccgggactacaggcgtgcaccactacacttggctaatttttgtggagacaagatCTCAATATgttggctggtctggaactcctgagcttaatccgcctgcctcatccacctgcctcagcctcccaaagtgctgggattaggagccactgcacccagccagatctGTCCCTTTTAACACCCGCTCCGGCATCCCTCTTCTCTCCACctatccttctctttctctcagcaCTTCTCCGTCTCactaatttgtattccttttCCTACATTTCCCAGCATCTCTTCCTGAAACCGCCTTGGCAGAATTCTTCCTAGAGACCTTGACCTTCAGTCACTCTCTTCCTGGTCCTTCCACACAGGCCCCGGAGAGAAATTCTGAACACTCAGCTGTGATCTGTACCCTTCCGCAGCCCCATATGCTCAAGATAAGGGCACGCAGAGCCCCTGGCAGCACGGCACCACTGCTGCCATGCCCTCCTCATGCCGCGTCTGTGCCTGCTTTCCCACCAGACTGGGAGCCCCTTGAGAGCAGGGCAAGATAAAAATCACCTCGACACTCCCAGCACCGCCCAGCACAAGgcctcaggggagtcctcaggaagtACTTGCTGAGCAACTATGGAAGGGAAGCCGACTGAGCACTGTCCCCTCTGCCTTCTCAGTGAACTTCAAACTCAtcccctcctctccacccccCAATCCTTGCCCCAGCTCAACTATCATCTTCTCTCACCATCCTTAGAATAAAGCCTCaatccctctgcctggaactcaggcacctttttctcttttgttctgagacagggtctcactctgttgctcaggctggagtgtagtgccacaatcctagctcactgcagccttgttactcttggattcaagtgatcctcctccctcagcctcctgagtagctgtgaccccaggtgtgctccaccaagcctggctatttttttttttttaaatgttttgtagagacagggttttgccatgttgcccaggctggtctcaaactcctgggctcaagtgatactccagcctcagcctcccaaagtgctgggattttggcatgagccaccgtacccggccacaCTGGTACCTTTACACTCTGGCTTGTGGCTACTTTCCCGGCCTCATCTCCCAGCCCCACCTTGTACATCAGCATCCCAGAACTATTAGCACTGACCCCAATACGTCACGCTTGTTCGCTTCCCCCGGTTTTTACCCAAGTTGTTCTTTGGCCCCACAAGCCTTTCTCACGCCCTTCATCACCCGGAAGATGCCCACTCATCTAAGACCCAGAATGGGCATCTTATTTTCCAGAAAGCCTCCTCCGAGTGCTGCCCACTCCTGGCAGTTGGTCACTCTATCCACTGTGTGCCATGGTACCCACTGTGGTCCCCGTTCCAGCACCGATTGCCCTGCCTGGATGGTGGCGTTTGATGACAATAAACTGCTTAAGAGCAGGGCTAGAGTCTGTTTCACCCCTGGGTACCTGGATCCTAACACTTCCCAGTACCTTAGCAGATGGCCAAAAATGGCAACGGGtgagtggctgaatgaatgagtgacagACACATGAGTCTGTAAGCCCCAGGGCTTCTCCTGCACACCAGACACCATGTCTATGCTTCACTATTTGTGTAATTATGTGCTTCCTCCCACAAGAGTGTAAGCTCCAAGGGCCAGTGCCCATGTTTTATGCTGTATTTCAGCATATCTCCACCTTTTACTCTTGTCTCCGAGTTCCTGTCTTCCCTTTGTACACCATTCACGTTAGGGTCCTGCTTAAACCCATTCCATGGCCATCcctagaataaaatctaaactcctAGCCTATGAGTCTCTGCACAATCTGGCCCTGTCTGCGTCTCCAGCCTCACCTTGGTCCCCGCTCACCTGCCTCACTACCCTTCAGCCCTTGCTGCAAGCTCCTTCCTGCCCCCGGGCCTTTGCAAGTGCTGCTCTGCCTGCCACACTCCACCCCAGCTCCACCCTGCTGGCTTCTTCTCATCCTTTCACTGTCCACTGAAATCTCTTCCTCACAACTGGGTTAGGCTCCCTTGATGGAGCATTTCATAGCATCTCATTTCTCCTATAGCCTAACTGTAATTTATTGTGTATGTACATGATCGATTAATGCCTGTCTCATGCACAAGATGTTTACTCTATGAGATGTCGGGACCCCTGGCTGTTTTCCTGCCTCCTGCACGCTGAGCACGGAGCACAATGCCTAGCTTTTTAAGGCGCACAAATAAATTGCCGGTAATGAATGAACGAGGAGGCCCTTCTGTGCCTCGTTCGTGTCCCCTGCTCCAGTGCCTTCTTATGTACccgtgcctggtacacagtaggtgcttaataagcCTTTGTggaataatgaatgaaaaaaaatgaatgaatgcccGCGTCCAAcccttctttctgcctttctgcgTCCCTTAGCTGTGTCTCTTTATATAGGGCATATATATAGTTTGTGGGTGTAACTATGTATTTGTGTATTATGGGCTCCTCTCCAGGagttgggctgggctgggctgggagtccctccctcccctccccgcgCCCCGCCACCCCATGCACACAGCAAaacgtgaaaaagaaaacatctcgAAACTGCAAAAAACACCATggccctcccccctccccatagatcccacaaaaaaataaaacacaacgcTCCCTCACAGCAGccccctctctcccctgccccctccctcgGGGTCCCTGCTTcggagggggaggagggcagggagggtgggCGGGGGGCGGGCCCAGCAGTCTCCAGCGCGCTCACGGGGGAAAGCGGGGGCGCCCCCGACCCCGGCAGCCTCGATGCACGCGCGCCCGCGCACGCGCCCCGGACACGCCCCTCGGCTCCCCCGCCGCGCCCTACACAGGCGTGGTTTTCCTGTTGAGCGTGTTGGTGTTGGAGGCGGCGGCCTCCTTGGCCAGGGTCCCGGGTGCGGGCGCAGCGGGCGCGGGtggcgcgggcgcgggcgcggcGGGCGGCCCGGTGACCGTGACCGTGACGCCGCCGCCCGCCTCCTTGGGGAAGGCGTTGTGCAGCGTGAGGAAGCCGGACGCCCCCCCGCGGTCCCGCTCGGCGCCCGCcccgccgccgcctccgccgccgccCCCGGCCGCGCCGCCGAACGCCCCCACggcgccgctgccgccgccgccggcccccGCCAGCCCCGCGGCCACGCTGCCCTTGGAGGGGTCGCGGCTGAGCGTGTACATGGAGATGTCTGTGGAGGCGAAGCCCGGGCCCCCGGGGCCGCCGGGAGACGCGTCCCGCGACGGCGACGGCTCGCTGGAGCGGGAGCTAGAGCGGGAGCGGCGGCGGTAGCGGAAGCGGTAACTGGGCAGACGGAGGATGGCCGAGGGGCCGCTCCCGCCACTGCCGCCCGCGCCCCCGCCGGCCTTGAGCAGGTCCGAGCGAGACTGGCAGTGCGCCTCGCGGCTGCGCTCGATGTAGATGTTGACGGCCAGCACGCCGATCACCTCGGCCAGGATGAACGACAGCCCGCCGAAGTAGAAGGACCAGCCGTACGAGTAGTGGTTTTTCTTCTCCTCGTCCCGCTTCGGGCCCGGCTCGCCCGCGTTGGCCGAGATGTACACGATCACGCCGATGATGTTGCTCAGGCCTGGGCGGGGACGGTCAGACGGGAGCCTCGAGGCCACCCCCGGCCCCTCCCCGGTCCCCGGCCCCGGCCCCTCTGCGCCAGCGGGCCTAGGCGCCACCCCCAGGCTAGACCCCCATCCTGGATCTGGCTGACCCAAGTCCTGCCGGAAGTGAACACAACTCCCCGCCAGATACTCTAGGCGCTGCC
This window encodes:
- the CACNG6 gene encoding voltage-dependent calcium channel gamma-6 subunit isoform X2, coding for MMMWSNIFLQDENRRRGAAGRRRAHGRCRSGLTPEREGKVKLALLLAAVGATLAVLSVGTEFWVELNTYKANGSAVCEAAHLGLWKVCTKRLWQADVPADRDTCGPAELPGEANCTYFKFFTTGENARIFQRTTKKGLLLLVSLEVFRHSVRALLQGVSPEPPLAPRLTYEYSWSLGCGVGAGLILLLGAGCFLLLTLPSWPWGSLCPKRGHRAT
- the CACNG8 gene encoding voltage-dependent calcium channel gamma-8 subunit is translated as PPPAAGTAPPPLPRWWPTAPRLPVVKLESLKRWNEERGLWCEKGVQVLLTTVGAFAAFGLMTIAISTDYWLYTRALICNTTNLTAGDDGTPHRGGGGASEKKDPGGLTHSGLWRICCLEGLKRGVCVKINHFPEDTDYDHDSAEYLLRVVRASSIFPILSAILLLLGGVCVAASRVYKSKRNIILGAGILFVAAGLSNIIGVIVYISANAGEPGPKRDEEKKNHYSYGWSFYFGGLSFILAEVIGVLAVNIYIERSREAHCQSRSDLLKAGGGAGGSGGSGPSAILRLPSYRFRYRRRSRSSSRSSEPSPSRDASPGGPGGPGFASTDISMYTLSRDPSKGSVAAGLAGAGGGGSGAVGAFGGAAGGGGGGGGGAGAERDRGGASGFLTLHNAFPKEAGGGVTVTVTGPPAAPAPAPPAPAAPAPGTLAKEAAASNTNTLNRKTTPV